A stretch of Coccidioides posadasii str. Silveira chromosome 2, complete sequence DNA encodes these proteins:
- a CDS encoding uncharacterized protein (EggNog:ENOG410PG60~COG:K): MLKTSPDALPSDQTVIHWVKLAHITEDVGFQFSMDDPTTNVNITDPKIQYALKGFERQLDDWRKEVPSDLYTPVLAHHDHILNIYMHEIGMHIDHNIDDFKPPFIADIGEDSPADLGTAAHVDALTTCLTSIHKSLQLFCSIGHQDLMCLPTIYFVRMTYGSIALLKLFSLVISSGSRLSHIFNPADFKVEYFLDKLIQHLRACGDTDGGRLGAKFALIIAMLKSCYMRSKDKRQPLVVPPFLQPRDSDDANPNSLKLSGLNSKASADGGPTPLHVLSEVATGHPQDVTSKQEQSNQHQAPQISPPGEARNPSVTIHPSTHSEPIDQTAPTTKTIPSDTPISGPTGVLMTPYINQQMGLGPISAPHPAITAGYQPTYSQHPGFTPAPGTMEGTGQQQDVWSQGFLPDADLNLALALQGNVWDDDLFSFGLDWSDRAF; this comes from the exons ATGCTCAAGACCTCTCCCGATGCATTGCCTTCCGATCAGACTGTGATTCATTGGGTTAAACTAGCACATATTACGGAGGATGTTGGCTTCCAGTTTTCGATGGATGATCCTACCACCAATGTGAATATCACTGATCCAAAGATACAATATGCCTTAAAGGGTTTTGAGAGACAGCTGGATGACTGGCGTAAAGAGGTGCCATCGGATCTATATACTC CTGTACTTGCACATCACGATCACATATTAAACATATATATGCACGAGATCGGAATGCACATCGACCATAACATCGACGACTTCAAACCACCATTCATCGCGGATATTGGCGAGGACAGTCCAGCCGACCTGGGTACTGCGGCCCATGTTGATGCATTGACAACTTGTTTAACTTCGATTCACAAATCGCTTCAGTTGTTCTGCTCCATTGGGCACCAAGACCTGATGTGCCTTCCAACAATCTACTTTGTCCGTATGACTTATGGATCGATTGCACTACTTAAGCTGTTTTCGTTGGTGATATCGTCTGGGAGCCGGCTCAGCCACATTTTCAATCCCGCAGATTTCAAAGTTGAATATTTCCTTGACAAGCTAATCCAGCATTTACGAGCATGTGGCGACACGGATGGTGGACGTCTTGGAGCTAAATTCGCTCTGATAATAGCCATGTTAAAAAGTTGCTACATGCGAAGTAAAGATAAACGGCAGCCTTTGGTCGTGCCTCCTTTCCTTCAGCCGAGAGATTCTGACGACGCGAATCCTAACTCGTTGAAATTATCCGGTCTAAATAGCAAA GCTTCTGCGGATGGCGGCCCAACACCCTTGCATGTTCTTAGCGAAGTAGCCACTGGCCATCCGCAAGATGTGACTTCGAAGCAGGAGCAGAGTAACCAACATCAAGCACCACAAATTTCACCACCAGGTGAAGCCAGAAATCCCTCTGTGACCATTCATCCGAGCACCCATTCCGAACCTATTGATCAGACAGCTCCGACCACCAAGACAATTCCCTCCGATACACCAATTTCCGGGCCCACCGGTGTTCTTATGACTCCCTACATTAATCAACAAATGGGACTTGGGCCTATCTCGGCACCTCATCCTGCCATCACTGCCGGATATCAACCAACATATAGCCAGCATCCAGGCTTCACACCAGCACCAGGAACGATGGAGGGGACAGGACAGCAGCAGGATGTCTGGTCGCAGGGATTCCTTCCGGACGCGGATCTTAATCTCGCATTGGCTCTTCAGGGCAATGTGTGGGATGATGACTTGTTTTCATTCGGGCTCGACTGGAGCGACAGAGCGTTTTGA
- a CDS encoding uncharacterized protein (EggNog:ENOG410PG60~COG:K) codes for MHEIGMHIDHNIDDFKPPFIADIGEDSPADLGTAAHVDALTTCLTSIHKSLQLFCSIGHQDLMCLPTIYFVRMTYGSIALLKLFSLVISSGSRLSHIFNPADFKVEYFLDKLIQHLRACGDTDGGRLGAKFALIIAMLKSCYMRSKDKRQPLVVPPFLQPRDSDDANPNSLKLSGLNSKASADGGPTPLHVLSEVATGHPQDVTSKQEQSNQHQAPQISPPGEARNPSVTIHPSTHSEPIDQTAPTTKTIPSDTPISGPTGVLMTPYINQQMGLGPISAPHPAITAGYQPTYSQHPGFTPAPGTMEGTGQQQDVWSQGFLPDADLNLALALQGNVWDDDLFSFGLDWSDRAF; via the exons ATGCACGAGATCGGAATGCACATCGACCATAACATCGACGACTTCAAACCACCATTCATCGCGGATATTGGCGAGGACAGTCCAGCCGACCTGGGTACTGCGGCCCATGTTGATGCATTGACAACTTGTTTAACTTCGATTCACAAATCGCTTCAGTTGTTCTGCTCCATTGGGCACCAAGACCTGATGTGCCTTCCAACAATCTACTTTGTCCGTATGACTTATGGATCGATTGCACTACTTAAGCTGTTTTCGTTGGTGATATCGTCTGGGAGCCGGCTCAGCCACATTTTCAATCCCGCAGATTTCAAAGTTGAATATTTCCTTGACAAGCTAATCCAGCATTTACGAGCATGTGGCGACACGGATGGTGGACGTCTTGGAGCTAAATTCGCTCTGATAATAGCCATGTTAAAAAGTTGCTACATGCGAAGTAAAGATAAACGGCAGCCTTTGGTCGTGCCTCCTTTCCTTCAGCCGAGAGATTCTGACGACGCGAATCCTAACTCGTTGAAATTATCCGGTCTAAATAGCAAA GCTTCTGCGGATGGCGGCCCAACACCCTTGCATGTTCTTAGCGAAGTAGCCACTGGCCATCCGCAAGATGTGACTTCGAAGCAGGAGCAGAGTAACCAACATCAAGCACCACAAATTTCACCACCAGGTGAAGCCAGAAATCCCTCTGTGACCATTCATCCGAGCACCCATTCCGAACCTATTGATCAGACAGCTCCGACCACCAAGACAATTCCCTCCGATACACCAATTTCCGGGCCCACCGGTGTTCTTATGACTCCCTACATTAATCAACAAATGGGACTTGGGCCTATCTCGGCACCTCATCCTGCCATCACTGCCGGATATCAACCAACATATAGCCAGCATCCAGGCTTCACACCAGCACCAGGAACGATGGAGGGGACAGGACAGCAGCAGGATGTCTGGTCGCAGGGATTCCTTCCGGACGCGGATCTTAATCTCGCATTGGCTCTTCAGGGCAATGTGTGGGATGATGACTTGTTTTCATTCGGGCTCGACTGGAGCGACAGAGCGTTTTGA